The following are from one region of the Primulina eburnea isolate SZY01 chromosome 17, ASM2296580v1, whole genome shotgun sequence genome:
- the LOC140818315 gene encoding uncharacterized protein gives MASTIAAPTSQIPPHLIGKNYEVCLNNSIQSLLASLQLPNTPNSSGFISNFQELVQSKVDPPLEAIWVLTALSFNDNITPKNDSLNRILAIKDLFQLIVSCSASCNLVKSIVLVAPVLCKLHYCILDVKDRRLGSKKERKADREIKSLVDSILAYLNVCSEGLDDKFDDLESLVYPLEDLVNLWISDGGVQNQNVDSLRAFFPLLSPDIVKRARVEGCGVMDLAGFVVAEAILLKLCLKIREEGFEEKMQNELKYWLVGSITGFQSSHVYGTLMSMLLEPVLSIPSIVNPEYEDGLRKVLFGSLILVEYSFLSPESLGRLPAKHAKRIAFTKLMVTHEAIEFFGARDQTKAIPYLNAFAISSLSSQIIKWVGREIGNESSASGPSGSSPRSFLRWMLNIENRGIKIFDDEYLKSRGKLILESSEEEYKQPARWEDGARQDSDTLFYIDNKGEEERGKEDGKISESMNSAFMVAARSIQSSEQGRRKRKTKNGERRKSVKFSRFNRLDNSASLSGKRSNVPRNEDSNSGSEIEDPYSDEDMEGKD, from the exons ATGGCGTCAACCATAGCTGCCCCCACATCCCAAATTCCCCCACACTTGATCGGCAAAAATTACGAAGTATGTCTCAATAACTCGATTCAATCACTCTTAGCCTCCCTTCAGCTCCCGAATACACCAAATTCGTCAGGTTTCATCTCCAATTTTCAAGAATTAGTGCAATCTAAAGTTGACCCTCCACTAGAAGCCATCTGGGTTCTTACAGCATTGAGCTTTAATGACAACATTACGCCAAAAAATGATTCTTTGAATCGAATTTTAGCCATAAAGGATTTGTTTCAGCTTATAGTTTCTTGCTCTGCTTCTTGCAACCTAGTAAAGAGTATAGTTTTGGTTGCACCTGTTCTATGCAAGTTGCATTATTGTATACTCGATGTGAAGGACAGACGTTTGGGTTCCAAGAAAGAGAGAAAAGCTGATAGAGAGATCAAAAGTCTGGTGGATTCAATCCTTGCATACCTAAATGTTTGCAGTGAAGGGTTGGATGACAAATTTGATGATTTGGAAAGTTTGGTTTACCCACTAGAAGATTTAGTTAATTTATGGATTTCAGATGGTGGGGTGCAGAACCAAAATGTTGATTCTTTGAGAGCATTTTTTCCGCTCCTGAGCCCTGACATTGTTAAAAGAGCTAGAGTTGAAGGGTGCGGCGTGATGGACCTTGCAGGGTTCGTAGTTGCTGAGGCTATTTTGTTAAAGTTGTGCTTGAAAATACGAGAGGAGGGTTTCGAAGAGAAGATGCAGAATGAGCTCAAATATTGGCTCGTTGGTTCAATAACTGGATTTCAAAGCTCACACGTATATG GAACCCTGATGAGCATGCTGCTGGAGCCAGTGTTGTCTATACCCTCAATTGTG AACCCAGAATATGAAGATGGTCTGCGGAAAGTATTGTTTGGGTCTTTAATATTGGTTGAATATTCTTTCCTTAGTCCCGAAAGCTTGGGTCGATTACCAGCCAAGCATGCAAAACGTATCGCCTTCACAAAATTGATGGTCACTCATGAAGCCATTGAGTTTTTTGG GGCAAGAGACCAGACCAAAGCTATTCCATACTTGAATGCGTTTGCTATTTCTAGTTTGTCTTCGCAAATAATTAAATGGGTAGGGAGAGAGATAGGGAATGAATCCAGCGCCAGTGGACCTAGTGGATCATCACCAAGATCGTTTCTAA GATGGATGCTAAACATAGAGAATAGAGGAATTAAGATCTTTGACGATGAATATTTAAAATCCCGTGGAAAGTTAATATTGGAAAGTTCGGAAGAAGAGTATAAGCAACCTGCAAGATGGGAAGATGGGGCCAGGCAAGATTCTGATACCCTCTTTTACATTGATAACAAGGGTGAGGAAGAACGTGGAAAAGAAGATGGAAAAATTAGTGAAAGCATGAATAGTGCATTTATGGTTGCTGCCCGCTCAATTCAATCGTCAGAACAAGGAAGAAGAAAGCGAAAAACAAAAAATGGTGAAAGGAGAAAGTCGGTTAAGTTTTCCAGGTTTAACCGTTTAGACAATTCGGCTTCTCTATCTGGTAAAAGGTCCAATGTTCCAAGAAATGAAGATTCAAACAGTGGCAGCGAAATAGAGGATCCTTATTCAGATGAGGATATGGAAGGAAAAGATTGA